The proteins below come from a single Drosophila suzukii chromosome X, CBGP_Dsuzu_IsoJpt1.0, whole genome shotgun sequence genomic window:
- the rg gene encoding neurobeachin isoform X4, which yields MDSLERLMRAAPLPRMLTSGVVATAAAAAAAAAGKGMVSVGGGVSGTTMATAGNGQQRALVHASLAAATVGRKGRHLTGTFCLTGDTMEGIIQCLVFLKAFSLVGGEFDMELNFVIQDAQNIKHMLELLDHCPPNLQAEIWSVFIAILRKSVRNLQACTDVGLIEHVLVRLQRSETVVADLLIEMLGVLASYSITVKELKLLFGTMKATNGKWPRHSAKLLNVLRQMPHRNGPDVFFSFPGRKGSAMVLPPLAKWPYENGFTFTTWFRLDPINSVNIEREKPYLYCFKTSKGVGYTAHFVGNCLVLTSMKVKGKGFQHCVKYEFQPRKWYMIAIVYIYNRWTKSEIKCLVNGQLASSTEMAWFVSTNDPFDKCYIGATPELDEERVFCGQMSAIYLFSEALTTQQICAMHRLGPGYKSQFRFDNECYLNLPDNHKRVSHFQLLPATLGASALPGGSGSGTGSGSDAAAAAAAAVAAGQQQQLQLQFQTLAAEQEARAIDWSDEKLDLNAAFVKIRAVLTARNAVTLAVTGSSSGNTPTAAAAAAAAAGAGATTAAATSAAATAATQNENDAAAAAAAAAVQQQQHATTSGNADDPLGHLPTGNASSFEQLRRMSSVSSLNSLLGTADTEEVNQLKAVLYDGKLSNAIVFMYNPVATDGQLCLQSSPKGNVSYFVHTPHALMLQDVKAVVTHSIHCTLNSIGGIQVLFPLFSQLDMAHEGLGDIKRDPTLCSKLLGFICELVETSQTVQQHMIQNRGFLVISFMLQRSSREHLTLEVLGSFLNLTKYLVTCLSANSDLLLKQLFCFSFLTWQLLDHVLFNPALWIYTPANVQARLYSYLATEFLSDTQIYSNVRRVSTVLQTVHTLKYYYWVVNPRAKSGIIPKGLDGPRPAQKDILAIRAYILLFLKQLIMIGNGVKEDELQSILNYLTTMHEDENLHDVLQMLISLMSEHPSSMVPAFDVKHGVRSIFKLLAAESQLIRLQALKLLGFFLSRSTHKRKYDVMSPHNLYTLLAERLLLYEESLSLPTYNVLYEIMTEHISQQILYTRHPEPESHYRLENPMILKVVATLIRQSKQTESLIDVKKLFLQDMTLLCNSNRENRRTVLQMSVWQEWLIAMAYIHPKSSEEQKISDMVYSLFRMLLHHAIKHEYGGWRVWVDTLAIVHSKVSYEEFKLQFAQMYEHYERQRTDNITDPALRQARPISTISGWEREELHQQQNGGSAAAAVAPNQQGAAGAVKGAVSIASLEDVPPVVEEEVEELELEEVEIQEGPIIEEAEPKSVIANISDVYNEQIKTDATCNGNLEEVKEEDSEIQELVEDLESKQPEASPLGALRETLQLGDDMDVEELELATAKDSLNAEQHVARVLQASEAALNDCKMAVDDVLQESSSVLKDEEIELAVNEVVQGVLNNEKKSQADKDKEQSVGQDNVNVSLLNSKNLLNNNNNNNNNNSPSATPTEPTTTTTATVGAETETEVNANEIVSSSPLAPKEERKTETVAEKGATPEVETPETAKPSPIVPSPVVATNQKTEDAANKLNNNEKLAEISASPEPIIVETPEADLLQLSDTETKPAKETEAEAEDPVALAVRDIVEQLIDKVIDATEAETASEIKTETNNNELPKGEKPNSEPGVSEVETPESLAAAAEEIVHEVVEAALVLVQEETTPVKAEEKVEDLLELDQKPAVTGVQEAKALPEVSKEPEEDLKTKEELTTEEPKDHKSQEVPAELPQKQEEHVVAIVNQVLDTLVDETVKAVAAEQTTQTSPAPEEESPKILTKQSGVTPVRVKPNEVDSTTQTTPKNEAGSNLLVEEVQQVLQEDEAQTAAGIASLEDEEYSNQQTASGVENPNGQMEANHYGPGNPESKQQQQQQQQQQQQQQRSKSGSTRPMFSPGPTRPPFRIPEFKWSYIHQRLLSDVLFSLETDIQVWRSHSTKSVLDFVNSSENAIFVVNTVHLISQLADNLIIACGGLLPLLASATSPNSELDVLEPTQGMPLEVAVSFLQRLVNMADVLIFATSLNFGELEAEKNMSSGGILRQCLRLVCTCAVRNCLECKERTRYNVGALARDVPGAAHLQALIRGAQASPKNIVESITGQLSPVKDPEKLLQDMDVNRLRAVIYRDVEETKQAQFLSLAIVYFISVLMVSKYRDILEPPAEPQIQRQSPVLQRTAGGEAASARPLFPQWSHHVYPQFLPESHQNHNSNMQHQQQQQQHYYQQQQQQQQQQQQQVAHNHSHHHMTAAYYQQQQQQQQQHQQVAGGQQQHSPTPLATHSTSSSASSTATSQPASSSSLSSLASQSQQQSHRQLHKQQQQQQQQHYHPHQPHYGLINGHQQHQQLNGKHYTENGSAAGYHPHPHPHGGGGYMRNGESTAGQQNGISDYQAAVGLMNGHGSNATAGNNNNSSLMNNMRNLRNGGATPSASSSPPPPTAGNQGISGISGISGISGIAGVATTGAVVNANAAAAGVGGVGVGGVGMGMGGVAGGLDGGVAYKTSAINNNYRYNGRNASAGTGGRQIQDSDYEIIVVDENNPSVLADNDSHSSGPPSIKSVDSDVGSLNMNSTENEVPEVESSSEILIDDHKPSHSNDESWTDVNLNEDAAVQAASAGMVVGLVDNGGNVITDKHDPSSHHNQQQQQQQQQQQQHQQQQQQQQHGSLGNSERGDKPDSEISVVRVPDGYAGSGGSNPGQGQGVPPNQRPRPDELPMKAPALVAQLPLTTPSREASLTQKLEIALGPVCPLLREIMVDFAPFLSKTLVGSHGQELLMEGKGLTTFKNSHSVVELVMLLCSQEWQNSLQKHAGLAFIELINEGRLLSHAMKDHIVRVANEAEFILNRMRADDVLKHADFESQCAQTLLERREEERMCDHLITAARRRDNVIASRLLEKVRNIMCNRHGAWGDSSANTTSASGGAIVGAVQKSPYWKLDAWEDDARRRKRMVQNPRGSSHPQATLKAALENGGPEDAILQTRDEFHTQIAVSRAHPSGQHNGELLDDAELLIEDRELDLDLTGPVNISTKARLIAPGLVAPGTVSITSTEMFFEVDEEHPEFQKIDGEVLKYCDHLHGKWYFSEVRAIFSRRYLLQNVALEIFLASRTSILFAFPDQHTVKKVIKALPRVGVGIKYGIPQTRRASMMSPRQLMRNSNMTQKWQRREISNFEYLMFLNTIAGRTYNDLNQYPIFPWVLTNYESKDLDLSLPSNYRDLSKPIGALNPSRRAYFEERYESWDSDTIPPFHYGTHYSTAAFTLNWLVRVEPFTTMFLALQGGKFDYPDRLFSSVSLSWKNCQRDTSDVKELIPEWYFLPEMFYNSSGYRLGHREDGALVDDIELPPWAKSPEEFVRINRMALESEFVSCQLHQWIDLIFGYKQRGPEAIRATNVFYYLTYEGSVDLDGVLDPVMREAVENQIRNFGQTPSQLLMEPHPPRSSAMHLSPMMFSAMPEDLCQMLKFYQNSPVIHISANTYPQLSLPSVVTVTAGHQFAVNRWNCNYTASVQSPSYAESPQSPGSNQPLTIDPVLAVHGTNNNSNAVSRRHLGDNFSQMLKIRSNCFVTTVDSRFLIACGFWDNSFRVFATETAKIVQIVFGHFGVVTCMARSECNITSDCYIASGSADCTVLLWHWNARTQSIVGEGDVPTPRATLTGHEQAVTSVVISAELGLVVSGSSNGPVLIHTTFGDLLRSLDPPAEFHSPELITMSREGFIVINYDKGNVAAYTINGKKLRHETHNDNLQCMLLSRDGEYLMTAGDRGIVEVWRTFNLAPLYAFPACNAGIRSLALTHDQKYLLAGLSTGSIIVFHIDFNRWHHEYQQRY from the exons ATCTGCTCATCGAGATGCTGGGCGTCCTGGCCAGCTATAGCATAACGGTGAAGGAGCTGAAGCTGCTCTTTGGGACGATGAAGGCCACCAATGGCAAGTGGCCGCGTCACTCGGCCAAGCTGCTGAACGTCCTCCGGCAGATGCCACATCGCAACGGACCGGATGTGTTCTTCAGCTTTCCGGGCCGCAAGGGATCG GCCATGGTCCTGCCGCCGTTGGCCAAATGGCCCTATGAGAATGGATTCACCTTCACCACCTGGTTTCGGCTGGATCCCATCAATTCGGTGAATATCGAAAGGGAGAAGCCTTACCTGTACTG CTTCAAGACATCGAAGGGTGTGGGCTATACGGCGCATTTTGTGGGCAATTGCCTCGTCCTCACCTCGATGAAGGTCAAGGGCAAGGGCTTTCAGCATTGTGTGAAATACGAATTCCAGCCACGAAAG TGGTATATGATTGCCATAGTGTATATATACAATCGTTGGACGAAAAGCGAAATCAAGTGCCTCGTTAATGGACAGCTGGCCTCTTCAACTGAGATGGCCTGGTTTGTTTCCACAAACGAT CCCTTTGACAAGTGCTACATTGGAGCCACCCCCGAATTGGACGAGGAGCGCGTGTTCTGTGGCCAAATGTCGGCGATCTACCTTTTCAGCGAGGCCCTGACCACGCAGCAGATCTGTGCGATGCACCGCCTGGGTCCCGGCTACAAG tCGCAGTTCCGGTTCGACAACGAGTGCTATCTAAATCTGCCGGACAATCACAAGCGGGTGAGTCACTTTCAACTTCTGCCAGCGACCTTGGGGGCGTCAGCACTGCCGGGCGGCAGTGGGAGTGGCACCGGAAGCGGTAGCGATgcggcagcagcggcggcagcagcCGTTGCCGCCGGACAGCAACAACAGTTGCAGCTGCAATTCCAAACGCTGGCCGCCGAACAGGAGGCGCGGGCAATCGATTGGTCCGATGAGAAACTCGATTTGAATGCGGCATTTGTGAAAATTCGAGCGGTCTTAACCGCACGCAATGCAGTGACCTTGGCGGTCACCGGAAGTAGCAGTGGCAACACCCccactgcagcagcagcagcagcagcagcagctggagCAGGAGCAACtactgcagcagcaacatctgcTGCTGCCACAGCGGCAACACAAAATGAAAAcgatgcagcagcagcagcagcagcagcagcggtacaacagcagcaacatgcaaCAACATCTGGCAACGCTGACGATCCGCTCGGCCATTTGCCCACCGGAAATGCTTCTTCTTTTG AGCAACTCCGTCGAATGTCCAGTGTGAGCAGCTTGAACTCACTGTTGGGAACCGCCGACACTGAGGAGGTCAACCAGCTGAAAGCT GTCCTGTACGATGGCAAACTATCGAATGCCATTGTGTTCATGTACAATCCAGTGGCCACCGATGGTCAATTGTGTCTGCAATCGTCGCCCAAGGGAAACGTTTCATATTTCGTGCACACACCGCATGCGCTGATGTTGCAG GATGTAAAGGCCGTGGTCACGCACTCGATACACTGCACCCTCAACTCGATTGGCGGCATCCAGGTGCTGTTCCCGCTCTTCTCGCAGCTGGACATGGCCCACGAGGGCCTGGGCGACATCAAGCGGGATCCCACGCTGTG CTCCAAGCTGCTGGGCTTCATCTGTGAACTGGTGGAAACATCGCAGACGGTGCAGCAGCACATGATCCAGAACCGGGGCTTCCTGGTCATCTCGTTCATGCTGCAGCGCTCCTCCCGCGAACACCTCACCCTCGAGGTCCTGGGATCCTTCCTGAACCTCACCAAGTATCTGGTCACCTGCCTGTCGGCCAACAGTGATCTGCTGCTCAAGCAG TTGTTCTGTTTCTCGTTTCTCACGTGGCAGCTGCTGGACCATGTCCTCTTCAATCCAGCCCTGTGGATATACACACCCGCGAATGTCCAGGCGCGACTGTACTCCTATTTGGCCACCGAGTTCCTCTCGGACACGCAGATCTACAGCAATGTGAGGAGGGTCAGCACGGTCCTGCAGACGGTGCACACCCTGAAGTACTACTACTGGGTGGTCAATCCGCGGGCCAAAAGCGGCATCATCCCGAAGGGACTGG ATGGACCTCGTCCGGCCCAAAAGGACATCCTGGCCATTCGGGCCTACATCCTGCTGTTCCTCAAGCAGCTTATCATGATCGGCAATGGCGTGAAGGAGGACGAGCTGCAGAGCATACTTAACTATCTGACCACCATGCACGAG GACGAGAACCTGCACGACGTGCTGCAGATGCTCATCTCGCTGATGTCGGAGCATCCTAGCTCCATGGTACCTGCCTTCGATGTGAAGCACGGTGTGCGCAGCATCTTCAAGTTGTTGGCGGCCGAGAGTCAGTTGATTCGACTGCAGGCCCTCAAATTGCTGGGCTTCTTCCTTTCGCGAAGTACCCACAA ACGCAAGTACGACGTGATGTCGCCACACAATCTGTACACACTGCTGGCGGAACGATTGCTCCTCTATGAGGAGTCTCTCTCCCTGCCCACCTACAATGTCCTCTACGAGATTATGACGGAGCACATCTCGCAACAGATCCTGTACACACGACATCCGGAACCGGAGAGTCACTACCGTCTGGAGAATCCAA TGATCCTCAAGGTGGTGGCCACCCTGATTCGGCAGTCCAAGCAGACCGAGTCCCTGATCGATGTGAAGAAGCTGTTCCTGCAGGATATGACCCTGTTGTGCAACAGCAATCGGGAGAACCGACGCACCGTGCTCCAAATGTCCGTGTGGCAGGAGTGGCTCATTGCGATGGCCTACATCCATCCAAAGAGCAGCGAAGAGCAGAAGATTAGCGACATGGTCTACTCCCTGTTCCGCATGCTGCTCCATCATGCCATCAAGCATGAGTATGGCGGTTGGCGAGTTTGGGTAGATACCCTCGCCATTGTCCACTCGAAGGTGTCGTACGAGGAGTTCAAACTCCAGTTTGCCCAGATGTACGAGCACTACGAACGCCAGCGTACGGATAATATCACAGATCCCGCCCTGCGTCAGGCCAGGCCCATTAGTACGATCAGTGGTTGGGAACGGGAGGAGCTGCATCAGCAGCAGAATGGTGGATCCGCTGCAGCAGCAGTGGCTCCAAATCAGCAAGGAGCTGCCGGAGCGGTCAAGGGTGCCGTATCCATTGCCTCGCTGGAGGATGTGCCGCCCGTGGTcgaggaggaggtggaggaACTGGAACTCGAGGAGGTGGAGATCCAAGAGGGTCCCATCATCGAAGAGGCCGAACCGAAATCCGTGATAGCCAATATTTCCGATGTCTACAACGAGCAGATCAAAACCGATGCCACATGCAATGGCAATCTGGAAGAGGTCAAAGAGGAGGACTCTGAGATTCAGGAACTTGTTGAAGATCTCGAGTCCAAGCAACCGGAAGCATCTCCGTTGGGAGCCCTCAGGGAAACCCTGCAGCTGGGCGATGACATGGATGTCGAGGAACTGGAGCTGGCCACCGCCAAGGATTCGCTCAATGCGGAACAGCATGTGGCGCGAGTTCTTCAGGCCTCCGAGGCGGCACTCAACGATTGCAAAATGGCCGTCGATGATGTCCTGCAGGAGTCATCATCTGTCCTTAAGGACGAGGAGATCGAACTGGCGGTCAACGAAGTTGTTCAGGGTGTCCTTAACAACGAAAAGAAATCCCAGGCCGATAAGGATAAGGAACAGTCCGTGGGGCAGGATAATGTTAATGTTAGCCTGCTGAACAGCAAGAATCTGctcaacaataataataataacaataataacaatagtccgagtgccacgcccacagaGCCCACGACCACGACGACGGCGACGGTGGgagcggaaacggaaacggagGTCAATGCCAATGAGATCGTGAGCAGCAGCCCACTGGCACCCAAGGAGGAACGGAAAACGGAAACGGTAGCGGAAAAGGGAGCAACACCGGAAGTGGAAACACCGGAAACGGCCAAGCCAAGCCCCATAGTCCCCAGCCCCGTAGTAGCAACCAATCAAAAGACTGAAGATGCAGCCAACAAGCTGAACAACAACGAGAAGCTGGCCGAAATCAGCGCTAGTCCCGAGCCCATTATTGTGGAAACGCCAGAGGCTGATCTTCTCCAGCTTTCCGATACCGAAACCAAACCGGCAAAGGAAACGGAAGCGGAAGCTGAGGATCCTGTAGCACTGGCCGTTAGGGATATTGTCGAGCAACTCATCGACAAGGTGATCGATGCCACGGAAGCGGAAACGGCCAGTGAAATCAAAACAGAGACCAATAATAATGAACTACCCAAGGGGGAGAAACCCAATTCAGAGCCAGGGGTTTCCGAAGTGGAAACTCCCGAGAGTCTGGCCGCTGCCGCCGAGGAAATTGTCCATGAGGTAGTGGAGGCAGCTCTTGTTTTGGTCCAAGAAGAGACTACTCCGGTGAAAGCGGAGGAAAAGGTAGAGGATCTGCTTGAACTCGATCAAAAGCCAGCGGTTACAGGCGTTCAGGAAGCTAAGGCTCTCCCAGAAGTCTCTAAGGAACCAGAGGAAGATCTCAAAACCAAGGAGGAGCTGACAACCGAGGAGCCCAAGGATCACAAGTCCCAGGAAGTACCCGCGGAACTGCCCCAAAAACAAGAGGAGCATGTGGTGGCCATTGTCAACCAGGTACTCGACACCCTGGTCGACGAAACCGTCAAGGCCGTGGCCGCCGAGCAAACCACCCAGACTTCACCCGCTCCCGAGGAGGAATCACCCAAGATTCTGACCAAGCAATCGGGGGTGACGCCAGTGCGGGTCAAGCCCAATGAAGTGGACTCCACCACACAGACAACGCCGAAAAATGAGGCGGGATCTAATCTTCTGGTTGAAGAGGTGCAGCAAGTCCTTCAGGAGGACGAAGCTCAAACAGCCGCAGGCATTGCCTCCCTTGAAGATGAGGAGTACTCTAATCAACAGACAGCATCGGGTGTCGAAAATCCCAACGGTCAAATGGAGGCCAATCATTATGGCCCCGGCAATCCGGAATCcaagcaacagcaacaacaacagcagcagcagcaacaacagcaacagcgcTCCAAATCGGGTTCCACACGACCCATGTTCAGTCCAGGACCAACACGTCCACCCTTCCGGATACCGGAATTCAAGTGGTCCTACATCCATCAGCGACTCCTCAGCGATGTGCTCTTCTCGCTGGAAACGGACATTCAGGTGTGGCGCAGTCATTCGACCAAAAGCGTCCTGGACTTTGTCAACTCCAGTGAGAATGCCATCTTTGTGGTGAACACAGTGCATCTGATTTCGCAGCTGGCGGATAACCTGATTATTGCCTGCGGAGGATTGCTGCCCCTACTGGCCAGCGCCACGTCACCCAAT TCCGAACTGGATGTCCTCGAGCCCACGCAGGGCATGCCTTTGGAGGTCGCCGTGTCCTTCCTGCAGCGTCTGGTCAACATGGCTGATGTCCTTATCTTTGCCACGTCCCTGAATTTCGGTGAGCTGGAGGCGGAGAAGAACATGTCCAGTGGTGGCATCCTGCGCCAGTGCCTCCGGCTGGTCTGCACCTGTGCGGTGAGGAATTGCCTGGAGTGCAAGGAGCGAACGCGCTATAATGTTGGAGCCTTGGCGAGAGACGTTCCGGGTGCGGCGCACCTGCAGGCCCTCATTCGCGGTGCCCAGGCATCGCCCAAG AACATTGTCGAGTCAATCACCGGTCAATTATCACCTGTTAAGGATCCCGAGAAGCTGCTCCAGGACATGGACGTCAATCGCCTGCGTGCCGTCATCTATCGCGATGTG GAGGAGACGAAGCAGGCACAGTTCCTGTCGCTGGCAATCGTCTACTTCATATCGGTCCTGATGGTCTCCAAGTATCGTGATATTCTGGAGCCGCCGGCAGAGCCGCAGATCCAGCGTCAATCGCCAGTGCTACAGCGCACGGCAGGCGGCG AAGCCGCCAGTGCGCGTCCTTTGTTTCCCCAATGGTCACATCATGTCTACCCGCAATTCCTGCCCGAATCGCACCAGAATCACAACAGCAACatgcaacaccagcagcaacagcagcaacactactaccagcaacagcagcaacagcaacagcagcagcaacagcaggtTGCCCATAATCACAGCCATCATCACATGACTGCTGCTTActaccagcagcagcaacagcaacagcagcaacatcagcaagTTGCAGGtggacagcagcaacattcGCCCACTCCCTTGGCCACACACTCGACCAGTTCTTCGGCCAGCTCCACGGCCACATCTCAGCCAGCATCGAGCTCCTCGCTCTCCAGCCTGGCATCCCAAAGTCAACAGCAATCGCATCGCCAGTTGCAcaagcaacagcagcaacagcagcagcaacattaCCATCCTCACCAGCCGCACTATGGCTTGATCAATGGCcaccagcaacatcagcagctgAATGGCAAACATTATACAGAAAATGGATCCGCAGCGGGATatcatccacatccacatccacatggTGGCGGTGGTTATATGCGAAATGGAGAGTCAACAGCGGGACAACAGAATGGTATTTCCGACTATCAGGCGGCAGTGGGACTGATGAATGGTCATGGCTCAAATGCAACGGctggtaataataataattccagTCTGATGAACAATATGCGAAATTTGAGGAATGGTGGAGCAACTCCATCAGCATCATCATCGCCACCGCCACCAACAGCGGGAAACCAAGGAATCTCGGGAATCTCTGGTATCTCGGGTATCTCGGGCATTGCAGGTGTTGCAACAACGGGTGCTGTTGTTAATGCaaatgctgctgctgctggtgttggtGGTGTTGGTGTTGGTGGTGTTGGCATGGGCatggggggcgtggcagggggCTTGGATGGAGGCGTGGCCTACAAGACGAGCgccataaataataattaccGCTACAATGGACGCAACGCATCCGCTGGAACAG GTGGTCGCCAAATCCAGGATAGTGACTATGAAATAATTGTTGTCGATGAGAACAATCCATCCGTTTTGGCCgataatgattcacattccAGTGGACCGCCTTCCATAAAG AGCGTCGATTCGGATGTGGGTTCCCTCAACATGAACTCCACGGAGAACGAAGTGCCCGAGGTGGAGTCCTCCAGCGAGATCCTCATCGATGACCACAAGCCTAGCCATTCGAACGACGAAAGCTGGACGGATGTGAATCTTAACGAGGATGCGGCCGTTCAGGCGGCCAGTGCCGGCATGGTTGTGGGATTGGTGGATAATGGTGGTAATGTCATAACCGACAAGCACGACCCATCATCGCATCAcaaccagcaacagcagcagcagcaacagcaacagcagcagcatcagcagcagcaacaacagcagcagcatggTTCACTTGGCAACTCGGAGCGGGGTGATAAACCCGATTCGGAGATATCGGTGGTCCGTGTACCCGATGGTTATGCCGGTTCCGGTGGCTCTAATCCTGGACAAGGTCAGGGTGTCCCGCCAAATCAGCGTCCTCGTCCCGACGAGTTGCCCATGAAGGCTCCCGCCTTGGTGGCCCAGTTGCCACTGACCACGCCGTCGCGAGAGGCAAGTCTCACCCAGAAACTGGAAATTGCACTGGGACCAGTGTGTCCATTGCTGCGCGAAATCATGGTGGATTTCGCTCCATTCCTGTCCAAGACCCTCGTTGGTTCGCATGGCCAGGAACTGCTGATGGAGGGCAAGGGACTGACCACATTCAAGAACTCCCATTCGGTGGTCGAGCTGGTGATGCTGCTCTGCTCCCAGGAATGGCAGAATAGCCTGCAGAAACATGCCGGTCTGGCCTTCATCGAGCTGATCAACGAGGGTCGCCTCCTGTCGCATGCCATGAAGGATCACATCGTGAGGGTGGCCAATGAGGCGGAGTTCATACTGAATCGTATGCGTGCCGATGATGTACTCAAGCATGCCGACTTTGAATCGCAGTGTGCCCAAACCCTCTTGGAGCGCAGGGAGGAGGAGAGGATGTGTGATCACCTCATAACCGCCGCTCGTCGTCGGGATAATGTGATTGCCAGCCGGCTGCTGGAGAAGGTGCGGAACATAATGTGCAATCGTCATGGAGCCTGGGGTGATTCCAGTGCCAACACGACGAGTGCCAGTGGTGGCGCCATTGTGGGAGCAGTGCAAAAGAGTCCGTACTGGAAACTGGATGCCTGGGAGGATGATGCCCGTCGCCGGAAGCGGATGGTACAGAATCCTCGCGGCTCATCGCATCCACAGGCCACGCTGAAGGCGGCTCTGGAGAATGGTGGACCCGAAGATGCCATCCTGCAGACACGCGATGAGTTCCACACTCAGATTGCCGTTTCGCGAGCCCATCCATCGGGTCAGCACAATGGTGAACTTTTGGACGATGCGGAGCTGTTGATCGAGGATCGAGAATTGGATCTGGATCTCACGGGTCCGGTCAACATTAGCACCAAGGCGAGATTGATAGCTCCGGGTTTGGTGGCCCCTGGCACTGTTTCGATAACCAGCACTGAAATGTTCTTTGAGGTCGATGAAGAGCATCCCGAATTCCAGAAGATCGATGGGGAAGTTCTCAAATACTGCGATCATTTGCACGGCAAGTGGTACTTCTCCGAGGTGAGGGCCATCTTCTCGAGGCGCTATCTCCTGCAGAATGTGGCACTGGAGATATTTTTGGCCAGCAGGACATCCATTCTGTTCGCCTTTCCCGATCAGCATACGGTGAAGAAGGTGATCAAAGCTCTGCCCCGTGTTGGAGTGGGCATAAAGTATGGAATACCCCAGACACGCAGGGCATCAATGATGTCGCCAAGGCAGCTGATGCGCAACTCCAATATGACCCAGAAATGGCAGCGTCGCGAGATTAGCAACTTTGAGTATCTAATGTTCCTCAATACAATCGCCGGCAGGACGTACAACGACCTCAATCAGTATCCCATCTTCCCGTGGGTGCTGACCAATTACGAGTCCAAGGATTTGGATCTCAGCCTGCCCTCGAACTATAGGGATCTATCGAAACCCATTGGGGCATTGAATCCATCGCGTAGAGCGTACTTTGAGGAGCGTTACGAGAGTTGGGACAGCGATACCATACCGCCCTTCCACTATGGCACCCATTATTCCACAGCGGCCTTTACGCTCAACTGGTTGGTGCGCGTGGAACCGTTCACCACCATGTTCCTGGCCCTGCAGGGCGGCAAGTTCGATTATCCCGATAGGTTGTTCAGTTCGGTATCGCTGTCGTGGAAGAATTGCCAGCGGGATACGTCGGACGTTAAGGAACTGATACCCGAATGGTATTTCCTCCCCGAGATGTTCTACAACTCGTCGGGCTATCGGTTGGGTCATCGCGAGGATGGTGCCTTGGTGGATGATATCGAACTACCGCCCTGGGCCAAGAGCCCCGAGGAATTTGTGCGCATCAATCGCATGGCTTTGGAATCGGAATTCGTATCCTGCCAACTGCATCAGTGGATCGATTTGATCTTTGGCTATAAGCAACGTGGTCCCGAGGCCATTAGGGCCACCAATGTGTTCTACTACCTGACCTATGAGGGTAGCGTCGACCTGGATGGCGTCCTGGATCCTGTGATGCGCGAAGCTGTGGAGAATCAGATCCGCAATTTTGGCCAAACTCCAAGTCAACTGCTGATGGAACCCCATCCGCCGCGCAGCTCGGCCATGCATCTGTCGCCGATGATGTTCAGTGCAATGCCCGAGGATCTATGCCAGATGCTCAAGTTCTATCAGAACTCACCGGTCATTCACATCTCGGCCAACACCTATCCACAATTGTCGCTGCCATCGGTGGTGACGGTCACGGCGGGTCACCAGTTCGCGGTGAATCGATGGAACTGCAACTATACCGCCTCCGTCCAGAGTCCCAGCTACGCCGAATCGCCCCAATCACCGGGATCCAATCAGCCACTGACCATCGATCCGGTTCTGG CTGTCCATGGTACCAACAATAATAGCAATGCGGTCAGTCGACGACATTTGGGTGATAACTTCAGCCAAATGCTCAAGATCCGATCGAACTGCTTTGTCACCACGGTGGATAGTCGGTTTCTCATCGCCTGTGGATTCTGGGACAACAGTTTCCGGGTGTTTGCCACCGAAACAG CGAAAATCGTGCAAATTGTGTTCGGACACTTTGGAGTGGTGACCTGCATGGCCCGTTCCGAGTGCAACATCACCTCGGATTGCTACATCGCCTCCGGATCCGCCGACTGCACGGTGCTCCTGTGGCACTGGAATGCCCGTACCCAGAGCATCGTGGGCGAGGGCGATGTGCCCACTCCACGGGCCACCCTAACGGGTCACGAACAGGCGGTGACCTCGGTGGTGATCAGTGCCGAACTGGGTCTGGTTGTCTCGGGATCGTCAA ATGGACCCGTGCTAATCCACACCACTTTCGGCGACCTTCTGCGCTCGCTGGATCCACCGGCGGAGTTCCACTCCCCGGAACTGATCACCATGTCCCGCGAGGGCTTCATTGTCATCAATTACGACAAGGGCAATGTGGCCGCCTACACCATCAATGGCAAGAAACTGCGCCACGAGACGCACAACGACAATCTACAG tgcatgCTGCTGTCGCGCGATGGTGAATACCTGATGACCGCCGGCGATCGCGGCATCGTGGAGGTGTGGCGCACCTTCAACCTAGCACCACTTTATGCCTTCCCCGCCTGCAATGCGGGCATCCGATCTTTGGCCCTCACCCACGATCAGAA ATACCTTCTGGCCGGACTTTCGACGGGCTCGATCATAGTATTCCACATCGATTTCAATCGCTGGCACCATGAGTACCAGCAGCGCTACTAA